In Candidatus Vicinibacter proximus, the following are encoded in one genomic region:
- a CDS encoding rhomboid family intramembrane serine protease codes for MSETIPYVTIILLCTIGVISISGFNNYSVIEYMRHYPYQEHRDKSYYRWLSCGFVHGSYIHLILNAFVLWQFGFVIEKMYIAKFGSVPGMSLYLSAYLLILVLSCVPTYIKYKNNSSYASIGASGAISGILFIYIYHFPNAILSLYGIIPLPAFAMGILYLVYSWWAAKQSRDGIDHDAHYYGAVMGLVIAVLIDRLPDMG; via the coding sequence ATGAGTGAAACCATACCATATGTAACCATTATCCTATTGTGTACGATCGGTGTCATTTCAATATCGGGATTTAATAATTATTCGGTAATTGAATACATGCGACACTATCCTTATCAGGAGCATCGCGACAAATCTTATTACCGTTGGTTGAGTTGTGGATTTGTGCATGGCAGTTATATCCACTTGATTCTAAACGCATTTGTATTGTGGCAATTTGGATTTGTGATCGAGAAAATGTACATCGCAAAATTTGGTTCGGTCCCGGGCATGTCTCTTTATCTAAGTGCTTATCTGCTGATCCTTGTTTTGTCTTGTGTGCCGACTTACATCAAGTATAAGAACAACTCATCCTACGCCAGTATTGGCGCATCTGGAGCGATTTCCGGTATTCTGTTTATTTATATTTATCATTTTCCAAACGCCATCCTTAGTTTGTATGGGATCATTCCTTTACCCGCATTTGCCATGGGTATCTTGTATTTGGTTTATTCCTGGTGGGCTGCAAAACAATCCAGAGACGGGATCGATCACGATGCACACTATTATGGCGCTGTAATGGGATTGGTTATTGCTGTTTTGATAGATAGATTACCGGATATGGGGTAA
- a CDS encoding peptidoglycan DD-metalloendopeptidase family protein yields the protein MNLQKSIQRLLQITSFLGLLIINAFVLHFMLDFELFKTHNGCDVQSKECLASDQEYFGFSLDHFQVTRAKVKSGQLLPKIFSDFGLSQTKISSLIGSMDGVLNLRNIRQGNSYAMICSNECQAPDYFVYEIDAMKYLVCDLSGQSCPRIEFKNNELKREEVGGYIKNSLWNALQEQGVSINIIDQMEDALATSVDFHHLQEGNSFKLVFDRHWIEGQPSNMGDLVAAYFNTNDKEHYAFKFEVNNRSGYYDYNGRPLRAAFLKAPVRFSRITSGFTMRRFHPVLKYARPHFGTDYAAPTGTPIMAVGNGVVSAAAYSGGNGKYVKIKHDKTYESQYLHMSRFAAGIRAGSHVSQGQIIGYVGSTGLATGPHVCFRFWRNGTQVDHRKLNFPSGEPMPSNLLPDFGAQRDELMKRFNQIKVTTAYNRDDSRVRKS from the coding sequence ATGAATTTACAAAAATCCATCCAGAGACTATTGCAGATCACCAGCTTCTTAGGTTTATTAATCATCAATGCTTTTGTACTTCATTTTATGTTGGATTTTGAGTTGTTCAAAACTCATAATGGATGCGATGTACAGTCCAAAGAATGTTTAGCCAGCGACCAGGAATATTTTGGATTTTCCCTTGACCACTTTCAGGTTACCCGTGCAAAAGTGAAATCCGGACAGTTGTTACCTAAAATTTTCTCCGACTTTGGTTTAAGCCAGACTAAAATAAGCAGCTTGATAGGGTCAATGGATGGGGTCCTTAACCTTCGTAACATTAGACAAGGCAATTCTTATGCCATGATTTGCAGCAATGAGTGCCAAGCTCCCGATTATTTTGTTTACGAGATTGACGCGATGAAATATCTTGTCTGTGACCTATCCGGTCAATCGTGTCCTAGAATTGAATTCAAGAATAATGAACTTAAAAGAGAGGAAGTAGGAGGTTACATCAAAAATTCTCTTTGGAATGCATTGCAAGAGCAGGGTGTTTCCATTAACATCATCGATCAAATGGAAGATGCACTGGCCACATCTGTGGATTTTCACCATCTTCAGGAGGGCAATTCCTTTAAATTGGTTTTTGATCGGCATTGGATAGAGGGCCAACCAAGTAATATGGGAGACCTTGTGGCTGCCTACTTCAATACCAACGATAAAGAGCACTATGCTTTTAAATTCGAAGTCAATAATAGATCCGGATATTACGACTACAACGGCAGGCCGCTGAGAGCTGCATTTTTGAAAGCACCGGTAAGATTCTCCAGGATCACTTCCGGTTTTACCATGAGACGTTTTCATCCGGTTCTGAAATATGCCAGACCGCACTTTGGGACCGATTATGCTGCACCTACCGGAACGCCGATTATGGCCGTTGGGAATGGCGTAGTTTCTGCAGCAGCTTATTCCGGTGGTAACGGAAAATATGTAAAAATCAAACACGACAAGACTTATGAGTCACAATATCTGCACATGTCCAGATTTGCTGCGGGTATCCGTGCAGGATCTCATGTAAGTCAGGGTCAGATAATTGGATATGTCGGTTCAACAGGTTTGGCCACAGGGCCTCACGTATGCTTCAGATTTTGGCGAAATGGAACACAGGTGGATCACCGCAAGTTAAACTTTCCTTCCGGAGAGCCAATGCCTTCTAATCTCCTTCCTGATTTTGGTGCCCAGCGTGATGAACTCATGAAAAGGTTCAATCAGATCAAAGTTACCACTGCATACAACAGGGACGATAGCAGGGTTAGAAAATCTTAA
- a CDS encoding tetratricopeptide repeat protein, producing the protein MKIVLDSIDFILPEDKMDLVRKALFSGQIKKANQISKDTWHYLLRADDALLECQIRYGQNQVSAIQCACGKSTAKNPCMHAWILAYWHHQQIVRQKKEETKKNAPRKKFEFQDGIYQEKELTDFIQLSLRLNPGLNAWANLLLLQPYSPELSYENYMEALAGFDPPLAKASSSKFLKDFRHQLLLLDQIYDHSLSLYLKGNLEQAVHLLLATLIKSSQWFETFVDIHQEKWLHQLVKMHQALHQILKSIKAPALRTTIFDLIMDKISANPYYLVHKEENLYHILYTFKEEKNKSSRTENLVSAKIKENKTFFYKPIEGLVFLLNTHSPKNFVELIKQHSLWKEISSTYWLMLIAHFKEQHDFTRSKLVLEYMVEKSPYRELSIAAAAQILDFMIREGMSEELARTSRDYSIRFRDARFARVWYESSGPDEAEMRKYIQEFKSVHDNDLKFVLDFLADSDVQSLLLAELTEGKDIDLLIHYDKVLSAENRLILIDTYVSLTQDYLNEYGGGQAYDYVQKIRTHLGNYRSKDLLKLFTDKVEKLFPERISLVTHQKKSVNTIL; encoded by the coding sequence ATGAAAATTGTACTCGACAGTATAGACTTTATCCTGCCAGAGGACAAAATGGATTTGGTGAGGAAGGCCCTATTTTCCGGTCAGATTAAGAAAGCTAATCAAATCAGTAAGGATACCTGGCATTATTTGCTGCGGGCAGACGATGCCCTACTCGAATGTCAGATCAGATACGGCCAAAATCAGGTAAGTGCAATACAATGTGCCTGCGGAAAATCCACCGCCAAAAATCCTTGTATGCATGCTTGGATCTTGGCATATTGGCATCATCAGCAGATTGTGCGTCAGAAAAAAGAGGAGACAAAAAAAAATGCACCACGAAAGAAATTCGAGTTTCAGGATGGAATTTACCAGGAAAAAGAGTTGACAGATTTTATACAGTTGAGTCTGAGATTAAATCCTGGTCTGAATGCCTGGGCCAATCTACTTCTGTTGCAGCCTTATTCTCCGGAATTGTCTTATGAGAATTATATGGAAGCACTGGCAGGATTTGACCCGCCTTTGGCCAAAGCTTCTTCTTCAAAATTTCTAAAAGATTTCCGCCATCAATTGCTTCTGCTGGATCAAATTTATGATCATAGTTTGAGCTTGTATTTAAAAGGTAATCTGGAACAGGCAGTTCATTTATTATTGGCTACATTAATTAAATCTTCTCAATGGTTTGAAACATTTGTAGACATTCATCAGGAGAAATGGCTGCATCAATTGGTCAAAATGCATCAGGCGCTCCATCAGATTTTAAAAAGCATCAAAGCGCCTGCACTGCGCACTACGATATTTGATTTGATAATGGATAAAATTTCTGCGAATCCTTATTATCTGGTGCACAAGGAAGAAAATTTATATCATATACTTTATACATTTAAAGAAGAAAAAAATAAGTCCTCCCGCACAGAAAACCTGGTCTCTGCCAAAATTAAGGAAAACAAAACTTTTTTTTATAAGCCAATTGAAGGCTTGGTTTTTCTACTCAATACCCACAGCCCCAAAAACTTTGTTGAACTGATCAAGCAACATTCGTTATGGAAAGAAATCTCTTCTACCTACTGGTTGATGCTCATCGCTCATTTTAAGGAACAGCATGATTTTACCAGAAGTAAATTGGTGCTGGAATACATGGTTGAAAAAAGTCCTTACCGCGAATTGTCTATAGCCGCAGCCGCACAAATCCTGGATTTTATGATTCGAGAAGGCATGTCTGAAGAATTGGCAAGAACTTCCAGGGATTATTCCATACGCTTTAGAGATGCAAGGTTTGCGAGAGTGTGGTACGAAAGTTCAGGACCCGATGAAGCGGAAATGAGAAAATACATTCAGGAATTCAAATCGGTTCATGATAATGATTTGAAATTCGTTCTAGATTTTCTTGCAGATAGTGATGTGCAGAGTTTGTTATTGGCAGAATTAACAGAAGGCAAAGACATTGATCTCTTGATTCATTACGATAAAGTTTTATCCGCGGAAAACCGATTAATATTAATTGATACCTATGTTTCACTCACGCAGGATTATTTAAACGAATATGGTGGAGGGCAGGCCTATGATTACGTACAAAAGATAAGAACACATCTTGGAAATTATCGATCTAAAGACTTGCTGAAATTATTCACAGATAAAGTAGAAAAACTCTTTCCGGAAAGAATTTCCCTCGTCACCCATCAAAAAAAATCAGTTAATACCATCTTATGA
- a CDS encoding 23S rRNA (pseudouridine(1915)-N(3))-methyltransferase RlmH — MEIQLWWTGKNHFDYIKEGIADYVQRLNHFFKFKVVEFPSPKGVKDIHRIQTLEEIQLIKNLRAADFVVLLDEKGKQYESVAFAHFVEQLMHGGHSRIIFIIGGAYGFSDDFKKRANQLLSFSKFTFSHQLIRLLFAEQLYRAFTIINHLPYHHE; from the coding sequence GTGGAAATACAATTGTGGTGGACCGGGAAGAATCATTTTGATTACATCAAAGAAGGGATTGCAGATTATGTGCAGCGCCTAAATCATTTTTTTAAGTTCAAAGTAGTGGAATTCCCAAGCCCAAAAGGCGTAAAGGACATTCACAGGATACAGACGCTGGAGGAGATACAACTGATTAAAAATCTGCGTGCAGCGGATTTTGTTGTCTTGCTGGATGAGAAGGGAAAACAGTATGAATCTGTCGCCTTTGCGCATTTTGTGGAGCAGCTGATGCATGGCGGACATTCTAGAATTATTTTTATCATTGGTGGCGCCTATGGATTTAGTGATGATTTTAAAAAGAGGGCAAACCAATTACTTTCATTTTCCAAATTTACATTTTCTCACCAACTGATCCGGTTGCTATTTGCAGAACAACTTTACAGGGCTTTTACCATCATTAACCATTTGCCATATCATCATGAGTGA
- a CDS encoding response regulator transcription factor: MKNSTKILIVDDEADTLEFINYHLSSLGYEVKVALNGKLALEILQSFEPELILVDYMMPEMDGLSFLRHLKSKYPNNEYKIAFLTAKTDDQTQMNVLDSGADDFITKPIKPNVLSSRIKAILRRNQKNKFATEAILKFGDLTIDPESYRVIVGDTPLDFPRKEFQLLYLLAEKPGKVFKRDEILHKVWGNDVLVGERTIDVHIRKIRERLDGRYIKTIKGIGYKLEF; this comes from the coding sequence ATGAAGAATTCGACCAAAATCCTGATTGTTGATGATGAAGCTGATACGCTGGAGTTCATCAACTACCATCTAAGCTCCTTAGGATATGAAGTGAAAGTGGCTTTAAATGGTAAACTTGCACTGGAAATTTTACAATCCTTTGAACCGGAGCTGATCCTTGTAGATTATATGATGCCGGAAATGGATGGGCTTAGTTTCCTAAGACATTTAAAGTCTAAGTATCCCAACAATGAATACAAGATTGCCTTCCTTACCGCAAAGACCGATGACCAAACACAAATGAATGTTCTGGATTCCGGTGCGGATGATTTTATTACCAAGCCGATCAAACCCAATGTTCTTTCGAGCAGGATAAAAGCCATCCTACGGCGCAATCAGAAAAATAAATTTGCAACAGAGGCTATACTCAAATTCGGAGACCTCACTATAGATCCGGAGTCCTATAGAGTTATTGTGGGTGACACACCCCTTGATTTTCCCAGAAAAGAATTCCAATTGCTATATTTGTTGGCGGAAAAGCCGGGCAAAGTTTTCAAACGCGATGAAATCCTGCATAAAGTGTGGGGAAATGATGTACTTGTCGGCGAAAGAACCATCGATGTCCACATCAGAAAAATCAGAGAAAGACTGGATGGACGGTACATAAAAACGATCAAAGGCATTGGCTATAAACTGGAATTCTAA
- the pstA gene encoding phosphate ABC transporter permease PstA codes for MIKFPEHVDVRKRIYQAIFFWLARLISLAIIGILIMILYFIFKRGAGVLSWEFLSTSPKEGMMKGGILPAIVGTGYLVLFSILFAFPIGVLAGIYVNEYALHGRVKNFIKTMTNNLAGVPSIVFGLFGMALFVNQLGMGASILAGSLTLALLALPLIIRTTEESLKSVDDSFRQASYALGASKLYTIRKVVLPMAFPNIITGLILSIGRVSGETAPILFTVAAYFLPKLPGSLMDQCMALPYHLYVISTSGTNIDQSRPVAYGTAMVLVLIILVVNLLASFARNYFAKKVKTN; via the coding sequence ATGATCAAGTTTCCGGAACATGTGGATGTACGAAAACGAATCTATCAGGCCATTTTTTTCTGGCTTGCCAGACTGATTTCTCTTGCCATCATAGGGATTTTGATCATGATCCTGTATTTCATTTTCAAACGGGGAGCGGGTGTCCTCAGTTGGGAATTTTTGAGCACCAGCCCAAAGGAAGGCATGATGAAAGGCGGGATTTTACCTGCCATCGTGGGCACCGGATATCTCGTATTGTTCAGCATTTTGTTTGCATTCCCAATTGGCGTACTCGCAGGAATTTACGTGAATGAATATGCCCTTCATGGCAGAGTAAAAAATTTTATCAAGACGATGACCAACAACCTTGCAGGCGTACCCTCTATAGTTTTTGGTCTGTTTGGAATGGCCTTATTTGTCAATCAGTTGGGCATGGGCGCATCCATTCTTGCAGGATCACTGACCCTGGCATTGCTGGCACTTCCATTGATTATCCGCACGACAGAAGAGAGTCTGAAGTCTGTAGACGATTCTTTTCGCCAGGCAAGTTATGCCCTTGGTGCTTCCAAATTATACACCATCCGGAAAGTAGTTCTCCCGATGGCATTTCCTAATATCATTACCGGATTGATTCTGAGCATAGGAAGAGTGTCCGGAGAAACTGCGCCCATCCTGTTTACCGTAGCCGCTTATTTTCTACCAAAATTACCGGGATCACTGATGGATCAATGCATGGCCTTACCTTATCATCTGTATGTAATCTCCACGTCCGGTACGAATATAGATCAAAGCCGTCCGGTCGCGTATGGCACGGCAATGGTGTTGGTCCTGATCATATTGGTAGTAAACTTGTTGGCTAGTTTTGCGCGAAATTATTTTGCTAAAAAAGTTAAAACGAATTGA
- the pstB gene encoding phosphate ABC transporter ATP-binding protein — protein sequence MHYKIETKNVHLHYGDFHALKGISTRIPEKSVTALIGPSGCGKSTFLRLFNRMNDLIDGIKITGEVLIDHQNIYKIKSVEVDRLRRNVGMVFQKPNPFPKSIFENVAYGLRVNGITDHKQIQDQVEKTLIQAALWEEVKDKLKKSAFELSGGQQQRLCIARALAIEPSILLMDEPASALDPISTGKIEELIFELKKEYTIVIVTHNMQQASRVSDYTGFFLLGDLVEFDETKIIFTNPKDSKTESYITGRFG from the coding sequence ATGCATTATAAAATAGAGACCAAAAATGTGCACTTGCATTATGGCGATTTTCACGCACTGAAGGGAATCAGCACGCGCATTCCGGAGAAATCGGTGACTGCGCTTATTGGTCCCAGTGGTTGTGGTAAATCTACGTTTCTAAGACTCTTCAATCGGATGAACGATCTGATTGATGGTATAAAAATTACCGGTGAAGTGCTCATCGACCACCAGAACATATATAAAATCAAAAGTGTGGAAGTGGATCGATTGCGTAGAAACGTAGGCATGGTTTTTCAAAAACCAAATCCTTTTCCAAAAAGTATTTTTGAAAATGTAGCCTATGGTCTTCGGGTGAATGGCATTACAGACCATAAACAGATTCAGGACCAGGTGGAGAAAACCCTCATTCAGGCAGCTCTTTGGGAAGAAGTGAAAGACAAATTGAAAAAATCAGCATTCGAACTTTCAGGCGGTCAACAACAAAGGCTATGCATAGCAAGAGCCCTGGCGATAGAACCATCTATTTTGTTGATGGATGAACCCGCTTCCGCATTGGACCCTATTTCTACCGGAAAAATTGAAGAGCTCATCTTTGAACTCAAGAAGGAGTATACCATTGTAATCGTTACGCACAACATGCAACAGGCAAGTAGGGTCAGTGACTATACAGGCTTCTTTTTATTGGGAGATCTGGTAGAGTTTGACGAGACGAAAATTATCTTTACCAATCCAAAAGATTCCAAAACCGAAAGTTACATCACCGGCCGTTTCGGCTAA
- the pstC gene encoding phosphate ABC transporter permease subunit PstC: MKRFFEKFIEALIKTSGYTTSIIVLLIVVFLFKEGISFLGESPVEHSYTLIGHRDNPVNELKDLQIKNIFDGKISNWKEIGGSDQSLSHFELSDLTSIYGEAALGKDLEFTKTFAKKLIDSLPGALLFLPESLVKDAEGFKTITVEKITLVHFLSGREWFPTSKPSAVFGALPLLLGTLVVSFFAILLALPFGLAGSIYLAEIADMRVRNVLKPIIELLSGIPSVVYGFFGLVIIVPWLQNLLQLPVGETALAGSVVLAIMALPTIITVSEDAIRTTPRAMKEASLALGASHWQTIRKVILPYASSGITAAIILGIGRAIGETMAVLMVTGNAAMMPTSLTQPVRTIPATIAAELGEASFGGQHFKALFALGCILFLITLATNFMVERVSSKRKLK, from the coding sequence GTGAAGAGATTCTTCGAAAAATTTATTGAGGCACTGATCAAGACAAGTGGATACACTACATCCATAATTGTCCTTTTGATTGTTGTTTTTTTATTTAAAGAAGGAATCTCTTTTCTTGGGGAATCGCCTGTTGAACATTCCTATACCCTGATTGGACATCGCGACAATCCGGTCAACGAATTGAAAGATCTGCAGATCAAAAATATTTTTGATGGTAAGATCAGCAATTGGAAGGAGATTGGCGGCAGCGATCAGAGTTTAAGTCATTTTGAATTATCGGATCTGACATCCATTTATGGAGAAGCAGCTTTAGGTAAGGATCTTGAATTTACCAAAACTTTCGCAAAGAAACTGATCGATAGTTTACCCGGCGCATTATTGTTTTTACCGGAGTCCTTGGTGAAAGATGCAGAAGGATTTAAAACCATTACGGTTGAAAAAATTACCCTTGTACATTTTTTGAGTGGGAGAGAATGGTTTCCGACCTCAAAACCATCTGCTGTTTTTGGTGCCTTACCTTTGTTGCTTGGCACTTTGGTGGTTAGTTTTTTTGCGATTCTGCTTGCTTTACCTTTTGGTCTTGCGGGATCCATCTATCTGGCCGAAATCGCTGATATGCGGGTAAGAAATGTGCTCAAGCCAATCATTGAATTATTATCTGGAATTCCCTCTGTGGTTTATGGATTTTTTGGCCTTGTAATCATTGTGCCATGGCTGCAGAATTTGCTTCAATTACCGGTAGGAGAAACTGCACTTGCCGGTTCAGTGGTGCTCGCCATAATGGCTTTACCCACGATCATCACCGTCTCAGAAGATGCCATTCGAACCACACCCCGTGCCATGAAAGAAGCAAGTCTTGCACTTGGTGCCTCACATTGGCAGACCATCCGAAAAGTTATATTGCCTTATGCTTCTTCAGGTATAACGGCAGCGATCATTTTAGGTATTGGTCGGGCAATTGGAGAGACAATGGCTGTTTTGATGGTGACAGGTAATGCAGCGATGATGCCTACCAGCCTGACCCAACCCGTGCGCACCATTCCCGCAACGATTGCGGCAGAACTGGGCGAAGCCTCATTTGGCGGACAGCATTTCAAAGCATTGTTTGCGCTTGGTTGTATTCTTTTCCTCATCACTTTGGCAACAAACTTCATGGTGGAGCGGGTTTCTTCAAAACGTAAACTCAAATGA
- a CDS encoding sensor histidine kinase, with protein sequence MVGIGLFKMTLSPIFFISLACFVVSVITFNILLHASVYRRLKVIYRLINDQKKEDTQKLTSLITANNLFDMVEADVNAWLDKKNNDMIALSKLEDYRREYIGNVSHELKTPIFNIQGYIQTLINGAINDPEVNSKFLEKALSNAERLQTIVEDLEAISRLESNQSVWDLQSFDIQELVEEVFGDLEETAKQKNISMSFKSGADQKYQVQGEREQIRLVLNNLIQNSIKYGDTNGKTKVSFYDMDTKILIEVSDDGIGIPEDHHKFIFDRFYRVDKSRSREMGGSGLGLSIVKHILEYHGQTINVRSTPGKGSTFSFTLNKVN encoded by the coding sequence ATGGTTGGGATTGGTCTTTTCAAAATGACTCTTAGCCCAATTTTTTTTATCTCCTTAGCTTGCTTTGTAGTCTCGGTCATCACTTTCAATATCCTTCTGCATGCATCTGTCTACCGCAGATTAAAGGTAATTTACCGCCTCATCAACGATCAAAAAAAAGAAGACACCCAAAAGTTAACCAGTCTGATTACTGCCAATAATCTCTTCGACATGGTGGAGGCAGATGTCAATGCCTGGCTTGACAAGAAGAATAATGACATGATTGCATTATCGAAGCTGGAGGATTATAGAAGGGAATACATCGGTAATGTTTCCCATGAATTAAAAACCCCCATTTTCAATATTCAGGGCTATATCCAAACTTTGATCAACGGCGCCATCAATGACCCGGAAGTGAATTCCAAATTTCTGGAAAAAGCACTTTCCAATGCAGAAAGATTGCAAACCATTGTCGAAGACCTGGAAGCCATCTCCAGACTTGAATCCAATCAAAGTGTATGGGATCTTCAATCATTCGATATTCAGGAATTGGTAGAAGAGGTTTTTGGAGATCTTGAAGAGACCGCCAAGCAAAAGAATATCAGCATGTCTTTTAAGTCTGGTGCGGATCAAAAATATCAGGTACAAGGAGAAAGGGAACAGATCCGTCTGGTCTTAAACAATCTGATTCAAAATTCAATAAAATACGGTGACACCAACGGCAAGACCAAAGTCAGTTTCTACGATATGGACACCAAGATCTTGATCGAAGTTTCCGATGATGGAATTGGAATACCGGAAGACCACCATAAATTTATATTTGACCGGTTTTACAGGGTTGACAAAAGCAGATCCAGAGAAATGGGCGGAAGTGGCCTTGGACTCTCCATAGTCAAACACATCCTGGAATACCACGGACAAACCATCAATGTGCGCAGCACGCCCGGAAAAGGCAGCACTTTTAGTTTTACTTTAAATAAGGTGAATTAG
- a CDS encoding DUF4296 domain-containing protein — protein MSKFLIPLMLCLFISCNSDKVAKAPISPEEMAAILTDLYYMEANFESLSGYVKDSLTQALKQEILTKHQTNDSLFVLAGDYYNLRPEMLEKIEKMVIDKIESQSKPDSSLIKN, from the coding sequence ATGTCTAAATTTCTAATACCATTGATGTTGTGTTTATTTATATCCTGTAATTCGGACAAAGTTGCAAAAGCGCCCATATCTCCGGAAGAAATGGCTGCCATACTTACCGACCTGTATTATATGGAGGCAAATTTTGAATCCCTTTCCGGGTATGTCAAGGATAGTCTTACACAAGCCCTAAAACAAGAAATTCTGACTAAACATCAAACCAATGATTCGTTGTTCGTTCTCGCCGGAGATTATTACAACCTCCGCCCCGAGATGCTTGAAAAAATTGAAAAAATGGTCATTGACAAAATTGAATCCCAATCCAAACCGGATTCTTCTCTAATAAAGAATTAA
- a CDS encoding phosphate ABC transporter substrate-binding protein — protein sequence MKKITVSLFALSLLFACSGGQKGSQESNSSNISLKGSDTVLPLGQATAEQFMKSNPGVSISVVGGGSGTGVTALIDGNTDIAMCSRDLKGEEKLKLKEKGIDPVIKSIAVDALAVIVHKENKLEQLTREQIEKIFTGEIKNWKEVGGDDAEIVVYSRENSSGTYEFFKEHVMDKKNYASTVLNMPATGAIVQSVSQTKGAISYVGLAYLNADIKALKVSYDQGATFVGPSMESAKDKSYPISRPLFYIYDMKSEAKVKSYLDFCLSAEGMKIVESVGYIPVQ from the coding sequence ATGAAAAAAATCACTGTTTCATTGTTTGCACTTTCTTTATTATTTGCCTGTAGTGGTGGCCAAAAGGGCAGCCAGGAAAGCAATTCCTCCAATATTTCACTTAAGGGAAGCGACACCGTATTGCCTTTGGGACAAGCTACTGCTGAGCAGTTTATGAAATCCAATCCCGGTGTTTCTATTTCTGTGGTTGGCGGCGGAAGTGGTACAGGGGTGACCGCCCTTATCGATGGCAATACAGATATAGCCATGTGTTCCAGGGATCTGAAGGGTGAAGAAAAATTAAAACTAAAAGAAAAAGGAATTGATCCTGTGATCAAATCCATCGCCGTAGATGCACTTGCAGTCATCGTGCATAAGGAAAATAAATTAGAGCAGCTGACCAGAGAACAAATTGAAAAAATCTTTACCGGTGAAATCAAAAACTGGAAAGAGGTAGGAGGAGACGATGCAGAAATTGTGGTATATTCCAGGGAAAACAGTTCCGGGACCTATGAATTTTTTAAAGAACACGTGATGGATAAAAAAAATTATGCCAGCACAGTATTGAACATGCCCGCTACCGGCGCTATTGTTCAATCTGTGAGCCAGACAAAAGGAGCTATAAGTTATGTAGGATTGGCTTATCTCAATGCCGACATCAAAGCTTTAAAAGTTTCGTATGATCAGGGTGCAACATTTGTAGGACCAAGTATGGAATCCGCTAAAGATAAAAGCTATCCAATTTCAAGACCACTCTTTTACATCTACGACATGAAATCTGAGGCTAAAGTAAAATCTTATCTGGATTTCTGTCTTTCTGCCGAAGGAATGAAAATCGTAGAATCAGTAGGTTATATTCCGGTTCAATAA
- a CDS encoding histidine phosphatase family protein, which produces MKHIFLVRHAKSSWDHPGLSDLQRPLNARGIKDAPAMGRIFTGLVESPIILISSPAVRAFSTASMFREQLGPETPLELESSLYYGDENDYLACLQEQDERHKSVALFGHNPIIENFCTQITNSWSGAVPTCAILQFQSSVSKWQEVKWNNILYLNHYFPKEV; this is translated from the coding sequence ATGAAACACATTTTTCTCGTACGTCACGCCAAATCTTCCTGGGATCATCCGGGACTTTCAGACCTCCAAAGACCGCTGAATGCCCGAGGTATAAAGGATGCTCCGGCAATGGGCAGGATTTTTACAGGACTGGTAGAAAGTCCGATTATTTTAATATCCAGTCCAGCAGTGCGTGCTTTTTCCACGGCTTCCATGTTCAGGGAGCAGTTGGGACCTGAGACACCCCTTGAATTGGAATCCTCTCTTTATTATGGTGATGAAAACGACTATCTGGCATGCCTCCAAGAGCAGGATGAAAGACACAAAAGTGTTGCACTGTTTGGCCACAACCCCATCATAGAAAACTTTTGCACCCAAATTACCAATTCCTGGTCAGGAGCGGTCCCAACCTGTGCCATTCTTCAATTTCAATCCAGTGTTTCCAAATGGCAAGAGGTCAAATGGAACAATATTCTATATTTGAACCATTATTTTCCAAAGGAAGTCTGA